In Nitrosophilus alvini, the following are encoded in one genomic region:
- the xth gene encoding exodeoxyribonuclease III, translating into MKIATFNVNSIKARKELIIRWLNEKVSIDVLCFQELKCTDENFPYEDFENLGYKCEVFGQKAYNGVAICSKFPFEEVQKGFGDEKMDREKRFIRAKINGINILNIYAPHGEIEGVKHEYKLRFFEYLGNYIKNNFSLEKDMVCVAGDMNVARDDIDVWEPELLRGTIGFMDDEREAFEKFLSIGLVDLYRKFHPNSHGFTWWDYRNAAVWRDEGMRIDYILASPPLSKLCKKIEVDMWTRRRRSPTPSDHAPVIVHFETE; encoded by the coding sequence AGTATCGATTGATGTTCTTTGCTTTCAGGAACTTAAATGCACAGATGAAAACTTTCCGTACGAAGATTTTGAAAATCTAGGATACAAATGCGAAGTATTCGGTCAAAAAGCCTACAACGGTGTAGCAATATGCTCAAAATTCCCTTTTGAAGAGGTACAAAAAGGTTTTGGCGATGAAAAGATGGACAGAGAAAAAAGATTTATAAGAGCCAAAATAAACGGTATCAATATATTAAATATATATGCTCCCCACGGTGAAATCGAAGGAGTAAAACACGAATACAAACTAAGATTTTTCGAATATCTGGGAAACTATATAAAAAATAACTTTTCACTGGAAAAAGATATGGTCTGCGTTGCAGGCGATATGAATGTGGCAAGAGATGATATTGACGTTTGGGAACCGGAACTTTTAAGAGGTACCATCGGATTTATGGATGATGAGAGAGAAGCTTTTGAGAAATTTTTATCCATCGGTCTTGTAGATCTGTATAGAAAATTTCATCCCAACTCTCACGGTTTTACCTGGTGGGATTACCGAAATGCAGCAGTTTGGAGAGATGAAGGGATGAGAATAGACTATATACTTGCATCTCCTCCGTTATCGAAACTTTGCAAAAAAATCGAAGTGGATATGTGGACAAGAAGAAGGCGAAGCCCTACGCCCAGCGACCATGCACCGGTAATTGTGCATTTTGAAACAGAATGA
- a CDS encoding chloride channel protein — MKKEWLKLKNKFFDKAIENSRIFYKTSSDIVKWSFLSVFIGLLVGFGVGSALILLELAIDFANINNPFNFNLYILLPFIMGLSSLIIHKTFKEAAGDGTEEMVRSAVYNDKKLNIFSFFIKQLATYLTITFGGSAGKEAPAAQMGAFFSLIVAKIMHVGHAERIVIIIAGVSAGFAVVFGAPIAAGFFALEALFAGKILYRVLVPSFVSSFVAYWSMHILNVEYIYHPIFIGLVPDLWELLNLIKAVLAGLFFGIVSYVVIAAMNLTNIFAKKNIANPFFKGVIGGIILIFMILLFGEKYLGLGLESINAAFSASSTFHWYDPLLKTLFTSITLGFGGSGGFVTPIFFIGATAGNFFAHFTDANIPLYAALGFVSILAGSTNSPIAAIILAAELFGIEAAHFAAVTATISYLTSSKKSVFAPEIIETIEVKFKKHIESKGK; from the coding sequence ATGAAAAAAGAGTGGTTAAAACTTAAAAACAAATTTTTTGACAAAGCAATAGAAAATTCCCGTATTTTCTACAAAACATCTTCAGATATAGTCAAATGGAGTTTCTTATCTGTTTTTATAGGTCTTTTGGTTGGTTTTGGTGTAGGCTCAGCTCTGATACTACTAGAACTTGCAATAGACTTTGCAAATATAAACAATCCTTTTAACTTCAATCTTTATATACTCCTGCCATTTATAATGGGACTCTCATCACTGATAATCCACAAAACTTTTAAAGAGGCAGCGGGAGACGGAACAGAAGAGATGGTTCGTTCAGCTGTATATAACGATAAAAAGCTCAATATTTTCTCTTTTTTTATAAAACAATTGGCTACTTATTTAACTATAACTTTTGGCGGTTCTGCCGGTAAAGAGGCTCCGGCAGCACAGATGGGAGCATTTTTTTCGCTCATTGTGGCAAAAATTATGCATGTAGGACATGCAGAAAGAATTGTTATCATAATTGCAGGAGTAAGTGCAGGTTTTGCTGTCGTTTTCGGTGCTCCGATAGCAGCAGGTTTTTTTGCACTTGAAGCGCTTTTTGCCGGCAAAATACTATACAGAGTGCTTGTACCCTCTTTTGTATCAAGTTTCGTTGCATATTGGAGTATGCATATTCTGAATGTGGAATATATCTATCATCCGATTTTTATAGGTCTTGTACCTGATCTTTGGGAACTGTTAAATCTTATAAAAGCAGTTTTAGCAGGTCTTTTTTTCGGTATCGTATCATATGTTGTAATTGCCGCAATGAATTTAACTAACATTTTTGCGAAAAAAAATATAGCAAATCCATTTTTTAAAGGAGTAATTGGCGGGATTATTTTAATTTTCATGATACTTCTTTTTGGAGAAAAATATCTGGGTCTTGGACTTGAAAGTATAAATGCCGCTTTTTCGGCTTCAAGTACTTTTCATTGGTACGATCCTCTTTTGAAAACTCTATTTACATCTATTACACTGGGATTTGGCGGCAGCGGAGGATTTGTAACTCCCATCTTTTTTATTGGAGCGACTGCCGGAAATTTTTTCGCCCATTTTACTGATGCAAATATACCTCTTTATGCTGCTTTGGGTTTTGTTTCCATACTCGCCGGTTCCACAAACTCTCCTATTGCAGCCATAATACTTGCGGCAGAACTTTTCGGAATAGAAGCGGCACATTTTGCTGCGGTTACAGCAACTATATCTTATCTGACATCAAGTAAAAAATCAGTATTCGCACCTGAAATTATTGAAACCATAGAGGTTAAATTTAAAAAACATATCGAAAGCAAAGGAAAATAA